In Excalfactoria chinensis isolate bCotChi1 chromosome 5, bCotChi1.hap2, whole genome shotgun sequence, a single genomic region encodes these proteins:
- the GPR135 gene encoding G-protein coupled receptor 135, which yields MEPAAAGPGNLSGGGNESGAAAAAGPGWSAAALASQALALLLIFALSALGNGAVVLVIARHRQLRTVTNAFVLSLSLSELLGALLCLPLAFLSLLGRPPGAWLFGHRLCLASAALHAGLGIAATLTMALLSFDRYCAIVRQPRRKMGRRRAAQLLAAVWLAALGLAGPWYGLAGEGRREARPGAYRCVYVLPWGSSRLGPPYGAALIVLCYLLPFALMCFCHYNICRAVRLAESRVRPLATYGNLLRAYGEMRTATTVLIMIVSIICCWGPYCILGLAAAAGRLPFSPTMDAVASGMAWANGAINPLIYAARNPNISVLLRRSREGGYRTRNNVAAYLSAPGCRSEPRSRAERVRERYVNRHSGPSGSAPSSSSPASGGEVAMWACKNPAVLFCRDGQPDTVSEAVLQGKVDTVNTSL from the coding sequence ATGGAGCcggcggcggccgggccgggaAACCTCTCCGGCGGCGGCAACGAgagcggcgcggcggcggcggcggggccgggctggtCGGCGGCGGCTCTGGCCTCGCAGGCGCTGGCCCTGCTGCTCATCTTCGCCCTGTCAGCGCTGGGCAACGGCGCGGTGGTGCTGGTGATCGCCCGGCACCGGCAGCTCCGCACGGTCACCAACGCCTTCGTGCTGTCGCTGTCGCTGTCGGAGCTGCTGGGCGCGCTGCTCTGCCTGCCCCTGGccttcctcagcctgctggGCCGCCCGCCCGGCGCGTGGCTCTTCGGCCATCGCCTGTGCCTGGCCAGCGCCGCGCTGCACGCCGGGCTGGGCATCGCCGCCACCCTCACCATGGCCCTGCTCTCCTTCGACCGCTACTGCGCCATCGTCCGCCAGCCCCGGCGCAAGATGGGCCGCCGTCGCGCCGCGCAGCTGCTGGCCGCCGTCTGGCTGGCGGCGCTGGGCCTGGCCGGGCCCTGGTACGGACTGGCGGGCGAAGGGCGGCGGGAGGCCCGGCCCGGAGCGTACCGCTGCGTCTACGTGCTGCCGTGGGGCTCGTCGCGGCTGGGCCCGCCGTACGGCGCGGCGCTCATCGTGCTCTGCTACCTCCTGCCCTTCGCGCTCATGTGCTTCTGCCACTACAACATCTGCCGGGCCGTGCGGTTGGCCGAGAGCCGCGTGAGGCCCCTGGCCACCTACGGGAACCTGCTGCGGGCCTACGGGGAGATGCGCACGGCCACCACCGTCCTCATCATGATCGTCTCCATCATCTGCTGCTGGGGGCCTTACTGCATCCTGGGGCtggccgccgccgccggtcGCCTGCCCTTCTCACCCACCATGGATGCGGTGGCCAGCGGAATGGCCTGGGCCAACGGGGCCATCAACCCGCTCATTTACGCCGCCCGCAACCCCaacatctctgtgctgctgcgACGCAGCCGTGAGGGCGGCTATAGGACTAGGAACAACGTGGCCGCCTACCTCTCGGCTCCAGGCTGCAGGTCGGAGCCCCGCAGTCGAGCCGAGCGTGTGCGGGAACGCTACGTCAACCGGCACAGCGGGCCTTCGGGGAGCGCCCCGTCCTCATCCAGCCCGGCAAGCGGAGGAGAGGTGGCCATGTGGGCCTGCAAGAACCCAGCTGTGCTCTTCTGTCGGGATGGGCAGCCAGACACCGTCTCGGAGGCTGTTTTGCAGGGCAAAGTAGACACCGTCAACACCAGCCTCTGA
- the JKAMP gene encoding JNK1/MAPK8-associated membrane protein, translated as MTRSAVAMQPSCLGLYCGRAVLAVNGSVEVYGDCGVCPRGQRTDDNKICRECVGSPDRYDWLYLGFMAMLPLVLHWFFIEWYSGKKSSSALLQHITALFECSIAAVVTLLVSDPAGSLHIRSCKVKKLSDWYTMLYNPSPDYITTVHCTQEAVYPLYTIVFIYYAFCLVLMMLLRPFLVKKIACGLGKSDRFKSIYAALYFFPVLTGLQAVGGGLLYYAFPYIILVLSLVTLAVYLSASEVESFKDLLVRKKRLVVLFSHWLLHAYGIISIPKLDNLEQDLPLLALVPAPAIFYLMTAKYTEPSRILSEGGNGH; from the exons ATGACCCGCTCCG CTGTAGCCATGCAGCCCTCCTGCCTGGGGCTGTACTGCGGCAGGGCCGTCCTGGCTGTCAACGGCTCCGTGGAGGTCTACGGGGACTGCGGG GTGTGCCCCAGAGGACAACGAACTGATGACAACAAAATCTGTCGGGAGTGCGTGGGATCCCCGGATCGCTATGACTGGCTGTACCTCGGCTTCATGGCCATGCTGCCCCTCGTGCTGCACTGGTTCTTCATTGAGTGGTATTCAGGCAAAAAGAG ttcCAGTGCCCTGTTGCAGCACATCACTGCCTTGTTTGAGTGCAGCATTGCAGCAGTTGTTACTCTGCTGGTGAGTGACCCTGCTGGCTCCCTGCACATCCGTTCCTGCAAGGTGAAGAAGCTTTCAGACTGGTACACGATGCTCTACAACCCAAGTCCTGATTACATCACTACAGTGCACTGCACTCAGGAGGCAGTTTATCCCCT GTACACAATTGTGTTTATATATTACGCCTTCTGCCTTGTGCTAATGATGCTACTTCGACCTTTTCTGGTTAAGAAAATCGCCTGTGGCTTAGGAAAGTCCGACcgatttaaaagcatttatgcGGCACTTTACTTCTTCCCAGTCCTGACTGGGCTCCAGGCAGTTGGAGGAGGCCTGCTTT ATTATGCCTTTCCATACATCATACTGGTGTTGTCTCTGGTTACATTGGCTGTGTACTTGTCTGCCTCTGAAGTGGAG TCTTTCAAGGATCTTCTTGTCAGGAAGAAAAGGCTCGTTGTCCTCTTCAGCCACTGGTTGCTTCATGCCTATGGAATCATCTCCATTCCCAAACTGGACAATCTTGAGCAAGACCTCCCATTGCTTGCCTTGGTACCTGCACCTGCCATCTTCTACTTGATGACAGCAAAGTACACCGAGCCATCACGCATACTCTCAGAAGGAGGAAATGGACATTAA
- the L3HYPDH gene encoding trans-3-hydroxy-L-proline dehydratase has translation MAALSAGGGDGEARLLPPRSLAEPTLHTVEMHTGGEPLRVVPRLEAMEEAAAAGLSLLELRRHMAATQDHVRRALMHEPRGHGGMYGAVVLRGGAAADGADLAVLFLHGSGYSAMCGHAVLALGRFALDYGLVAAPQRPETAVRLRCPCGPVTAFVPWDGRRSGNPVRFHSVPAFAAATDVAIDVPGHGRVLVDISYGGTFYAFLSAEQLGLNVCSSKTRELVSAASAVTEAVKEQFKLHHPESEDLAFLYGTILTDGKDAFSEEPTSNICVFADEQVDRSPTGSGVTARIALQYHKGLIQLNQSRTFRSSTTGSLFTGKAVKEASFGDYKAVVVEVSGEAFYTGTAAFTVEEEDPLKYGFSFK, from the exons ATGGCGGCGCTGTCGGCTGGTGGCGGTGACGGCGAGGCCCGGCTGCTGCCGCCCCGCTCGCTCGCCGAGCCGACGCTGCACACCGTGGAGATGCACACGGGCGGAGAACCGCTGCGCGTCGTCCCGCGGCTGGAGGCGATGGAAGAAGCGGCGGCGGCCGGGCTGTCGCTGCTGGAGCTGCGGCGGCACATGGCGGCCACGCAGGATCACGTGCGGCGGGCGCTGATGCACGAGCCGCGGGGCCACGGCGGCATGTACGGGGCCGTGGTGCtgcgcggcggggcggccgcCGACGGTGCCGACCTGGCCGTGCTCTTCCTGCACGGCTCCGGGTACAGCGCCATGTGCGGACACGCCGTGCTGGCCCTCGGCCGCTTCGCCCTCGACTATGGGCTGGTGGCGGCCCCGCAACGCCCCGAGACCGCCGTGCGTCTGCGCTGCCCCTGCGGGCCCGTCACCGCCTTCGTGCCCTGGGACGGCCGCCGCAGCGGGAATCCCGTCCGCTTCCACAGCGTGCCCGCCTTCGCCGCTGCCACCG ACGTGGCCATCGATGTCCCGGGTCACGGCAGGGTGCTGGTTGACATCAGCTACGGTGGCACTTTCTACGCCTTTCTCAGCGCTGAGCAGCTGGGCCTCAACGTGTGCTCCTCAAAGACCAGAGAGCTCGTCAGCGCAGCCAGCGCCGTGACGGAGGCGGTGAAGGAGCAG TTCAAGCTGCATCACCCTGAGAGCGAAGACCTGGCTTTCCTCTATGGCACCATTCTGACAGATGGGAAGGACGCCTTCAGCGAGGAGCCCACCAGCAACATCTGTGTGTTTGCAGATGAACAG GTGGACCGAAGCCCAACAGGCTCCGGCGTGACGGCTCGCATCGCCCTGCAGTACCATAAGGGACTCATCCAGCTGAACCAGAGCAGAACCTTTCGGAGCAGCACCACGGGGTCCTTGTTCACAGGGAAGGCAGTGAAG GAAGCCAGCTTTGGGGACTACAAGGCCGTTGTGGTGGAAGTCTCAGGAGAAGCCTTTTACACCGGCACGGCCGCCTTCACTGTGGAAGAGGAGGACCCTCTGAAGTACGGCTTCTCCTTCAAGTGA
- the CCDC175 gene encoding coiled-coil domain-containing protein 175: protein MALNGREKHVKSEDCVLNGEIVQHLEDTIAAIEKLEEMRRITIECLEEETIKNSKLRFRMHNLPGEIAAEMTALVAAARESGAAKMNQLQSALKNIAYEIELLDKKQALCERQNAALCEEQKRLQKQHKERVELLNERMATKISTSVLLLEIDRKTRATEREVIRAKAALEELQEKTAERMSQLEKELEECDGKNREMKKVLDAQKEKTSAKKRTFENLNVKLSDLQRLISLNSTAIRNEEILIAELKEKREHLEKKMDVEKADMAAALEKKNQIDSELLLLQSQTAQEKEDFDRELGKANEYLQNAEHLYNKVKLENKAVHQKFEQALEEEKQWARRRDEMDAKLRNLSVLFNEKLGFLKNLVMETNNLEKETQRLKGSLLISKENNAKELASLEQNLKAENKMRVMLQWKLLYLAKQSKLLEEENISRKPNERIETGEKRQAELLQKTEELEKELLQSENQIKVLTEEEIKRKNDYRSYNEDLTNKIKHLEDDIKTASENLLQVEQKLKVSSLSLEETQKERDEKYTECEELRTSYLKKKDEELQIQRAIQKSIKTTGMLKEEIPELRKQLHIKRDAAVSQLKHQTESMKLLERDIYEINRKLDIVNTENCRFKLCNAQMQGAILAMNAEAEGHQSAIVKIQNDLAVLRGLLLERWSEDSSIQKEFLEGEQEILNALTALIRKIQHREAKIGDINSRLRDSLEGLDSLFEKKARMDDDESDAVKNK from the exons ATGGCTCTGAATGGGAGAG aaaaacatGTGAAAAGTGAAGACTGTGTGCTCAATGGGGAAATTGTGCAGCATCTTGAAGACACCATTGCAGCTATTGAGAAATTG GAAGAAATGCGAAGGATTACCATTGAATGCCTAGAAGAAGAGACTATAAAGAACAGCAAGCTTCGCTTCAGAATGCATAATCTTCCAGGAGAGATTGCTGCAGAGATGACAG ctCTTGTTGCTGCGGCACGTGAGTCTGGTGCTGCTAAGATGAATCAGCTGCAGTCTGCATTGAAAAACATTGCTTATGAAATTGAATTATTGGATAAGAAGCAAGCCCTTTGTGAAAGGCAGAATGCTGCACTGTG TGAGGAACAAAAGCGCCTGCAGAAACAGCATAAAGAAAGAGTGGAGTTACTGAATGAAAGGATGGCAACGAAAATTAGCACAAGTGTGCTCTTACTTGAGATTGATCGTAAAACAAGAGCTACCGAAAGAGAAGTAATCAGAGCAAAAGCAGCGTTAGAAGAActacaagaaaaaacagctgaaagaatgAGTCAGCTTGAGAAAGAGCTGGAAGAATGTGATGGAAAG aacagagaaatgaaaaaagtcCTTGACgctcagaaggaaaaaacttCAGCAAAAAAGCGCACGTTTGAAAACCTGAATGTTAAACTGTCGGACCTGCAACGTCTGATCAGTCTGAATTCTACA gcTATACGTAACGAGGAAATTCTCATcgcagaactgaaagaaaagagggaacacttggaaaaaaagatggatGTTGAAAAGGCAGACATGGCGGCAGCCTTGGAAAAGAA AAATCAGATTGATTCTGAGTTACTGCTTTTACAATCACAAACTGCACAAGAAAAAGAGGATTTTGATCGGGAACTTGGAAAG GCTAATGAATATCTACAAAATGCTGAACACCTGTATAATAAAGTTAAAttggaaaacaaagctgtgcaCCAAAAGTTTGAGCaagcactggaagaagaaaaacagtgggcCAGAAGAAGAGATGAGATGGACGCAAA ATTGCGGAATTTATCTGTTCTGTTCAATGAAAAGCTTGGATTTCTAAAAAATCTCGTGATGGAAACGAATAACCTGGAGAAGGAAACCCAACGTCTTAAAGGCAGCCTGTT AATATCcaaggaaaataatgcaaaggAACTGGCATCTCTAGAGCAAAAtctgaaggcagaaaataagATGAG AGTGATGCTTCAGTGGAAGCTACTGTACttagcaaagcaaagcaaactctTGGAAGAGGAGAATATAAGCAGAAAACCGAATGAAAGGATAGAGACTGGTGAGAAAAGGCAAGCTGAGCTACTTCAGAAG ACCGAAGAGCTTGAAAAAGAACTTCTTCAGTCTGAAAACCAAATCAAAGTGCTGACTGAAGAAGAgattaagagaaaaaatgatTACAGGAGTTATAATGAAGATCttactaataaaataaaacatctggAG gATGACATCAAAACTGCAAGTGAAAATCTTCTTCAAGTAGAACAGAAGTTAAAGGTGAGCAGTCTGAGCTTGGAAGAAACCCAGAAGGAAAGGGATGAGAAGTATACAGAATGTGAGGAACTGAGGACATCATATTTAA aaaagaaagatgaagagtTACAAATCCAAAGAGCCATTCAGAAATCAATCAAGACTACTGGGATGCTCAAGGAGGAAATA CCGGAGCTACGGAAGCAATTGCACATCAAGCGTGATGCTGCTGTCAGCCAGCTGAAGCATCAGACCGAGAGTATGAAGTTGCTGGAAAGAGACATCTATGAGATCAACAGGAAACTTGACATCGTGAACACCGAGAACTGCAGATTCAAACTG tgcAACGCGCAGATGCAAGGAGCCATCCTGGCAATGAATGCTGAAGCAGAAGGCCACCAGTCAGCGATagtgaaaatacagaatgaCCTGGCGGTGCTTCGTG GTCTTCTTCTGGAGAGATGGTCAGAGGACAGCTCTATTCAGAAG GAATTCCTGGAGGGCGAGCAGGAAATTCTGAACGCACTGACAGCCCTGATAAGAAAAATCCAGCATCGAGAGGCAAAGATTGGGGACATTAACAGCAGGCTGCGGGATAGTCTGGAAGGACTGGATTCtctgtttgaaaagaaagcCAGAATGGACGATGATG AATCAGATGCAGTTAAGAATAAATGA